In the genome of Misgurnus anguillicaudatus unplaced genomic scaffold, ASM2758022v2 HiC_scaffold_41, whole genome shotgun sequence, one region contains:
- the LOC141363505 gene encoding serine/threonine-protein phosphatase 4 regulatory subunit 1-like isoform X2, which produces MAGMALYFEDGHDDLDDFGFDDYGSECDGIRITAFLDAGQDNLTPLGRLEKYAFSENAFNRQAVARGLLDVLREFGENENDFISIMETVARMSEDGEPPVRAELMEQVPNIAMFLHENRPNFPEAFSRYLVPIVVRYLTDPNNQVRKTSQAALLVLLEQGLMSKADMEGRVCPVLLELTEPSSDDDYKIEAVAIMCKLVTMLTKETVEQLLLLRFCELCSDARLFQVRKVCAANFGEFCSTVGQEATEKLLMPKFFDLCSDSLWGIRKACAECFMVVSNCTSPEVRRTKLSPLFINLISDQSRWVRQAAFQSLGRFISTFANPSITGLHFCEDGTLCDISKISLGSHQQKINTSNSCNASSGSPAKHLIQPHSVQPQPTSETTAPPSQPSQVQQNPTSHSSTNPREDSANQHTNQQIDDCAMYNSFNFWRSPLPDITQDLQLLQGDERNDKEDEDVVMEEEPLRETEDEETEKPPSLDAQGPSASSQIQKVLDCLQPHIDDPDVQAQVKVLSAALKAAQLESQTEDGDDSSSDSNGSAGSPTSDELSAMSELSLTNAEISDSPLTSPVLVDDSEHSSEESDLIENVEEDKDSYMTKTSEEEKSKVQVMHHSHIQYE; this is translated from the exons ATGGCAG GTATGGCTTTATATTTTGAAGATGGCcatgatgatttggatgact TTGGATTCGATGACTACGGTTCAGAGTGCGATGGGATTCGGATTACAGCGTTCCTGGACGCAGGCCAGGATAACCTTACCCCTTTGGGTCGACTGGAGAAATATGCTTTCAGTGAAAATGCCTTCAACAG gcaagcTGTGGCGCGAGGATTGCTAGATGTTCTCCGGGAATTCGGGGAGAATGAAAATGACTTCATCAGCATCATGGAGACGGTTGCCAGAATGTCTGAGGATGGAG AACCACCAGTGAGAGCTGAGTTGATGGAACAGGTACCAAACATTGCCATGTTCCTCCACGAAAACCGCCCCAATTTTCCTGAAGCCTTCTCACGGTATCTAGTACCCATCGTGGTCCGTTATCTGACAGATCCTAATAACCAG GTGCGAAAGACAAGCCAGGCTGCTCTGCTGGTCCTGCTTGAACAGGGTCTGATGAGTAAGGCCGATATGGAGGGACGGGTTTGCCCTGTGCTACTGGAGCTCACAGAACCCAGCAGTGATGACGACTACAAGATCGAGGCTGTAGCG ATCATGTGCAAGTTGGTGACTATGTTGACTAAAGAAACGGTGGAACAACTTCTGTTGCTGCGGTTCTGTGAGCTATGCAGTGACGCCAGACTGTTTCAAGTCCGCAAG GTCTGTGCGGCAAACTTTGGCGAGTTCTGTTCTACTGTTGGCCAGGAAGCCACAGAGAAACTACTG ATGCCTAAATTTTTCGACCTGTGCTCAGACAGTTTGTGGGGTATTCGGAAAGCCTGCGCTGAGTGCTTTATGGTTGTTTCGAATTGCACGTCTCCAGAGGTGCGACGCACTAAACTGTCCCCCTTGTTCATCAATCTCATCAGTGATCAATCACGCTGG GTAAGGCAGGCTGCATTTCAGTCCCTAGGTCGTTTCATCTCCACATTCGCCAATCCGTCAATCACAGGACTGCACTTTTGTGAGGATGGAACCCTTTGTGATATATCCAAGATCTCCTTGGGAAG CCACCAGCAGAAAATAAACACCAGCAACTCTTGCAACGCCTCAAGTGGGAGTCCCGCAAAACATCTCATTCAGCCCCATTCAGTTCAGCCACAACCCACCTCAGAAACAACAGCTCCACCATCACAACCTTCACAGGTCCAACAGAATCCCACAAGTCATTCATCCACCAATCCCAGAGAAGACAGCGCTAACCAGCACACCAACCAGCAGATAGATGACTGTGCGATGTACAACTCCTTTAACTTCTGGAGATCCCCACTGCCTGACATCACCCAAGACCTCCAGCTTCTGCAAGGTGATGAAAGAAACGATAAGGAGGATGAAGATGTGGTGATGGAGGAAGAGCCACTGAGGGAGACAGAAGATGAGGAGACGGAAAAGCCACCCAGTTTAGATGCTCAAGGCCCGTCCGCAAGCTCACAGATCCAGAAGGTTTTAGACTGCCTTCAACCTCACATAGATGATCCTGATGTACAAG CTCAAGTGAAGGTGTTGTCGGCTGCGCTGAAAGCGGCTCAGTTAGAGAGCCAGACAGAAGATGGCGACGATTCTTCATCGGACAGTAACGGTTCTGCAGGCTCTCCGACGTCTGATGAGCTCAGCGCCATGAGCGAACTCTCGTTGACAAACGCAGAGATTTCAGACTCGCCCTTGACTTCACCCGTACTTGTAGATGATTCTGAACATAGCAGTGAG GAGTCAGACCTAATAGAAAATGTGGAGGAAGATAAAGACTCATACATGACAAAAACGTCTGAAGAAGAGAAGTCTAAAGTTCAGGTAATGCACCATTCTCATATACAATATGAGTAA
- the LOC141363505 gene encoding serine/threonine-protein phosphatase 4 regulatory subunit 1-like isoform X1, whose translation MAGMALYFEDGHDDLDDFGFDDYGSECDGIRITAFLDAGQDNLTPLGRLEKYAFSENAFNRQAVARGLLDVLREFGENENDFISIMETVARMSEDGEPPVRAELMEQVPNIAMFLHENRPNFPEAFSRYLVPIVVRYLTDPNNQVRKTSQAALLVLLEQGLMSKADMEGRVCPVLLELTEPSSDDDYKIEAVAIMCKLVTMLTKETVEQLLLLRFCELCSDARLFQVRKVCAANFGEFCSTVGQEATEKLLMPKFFDLCSDSLWGIRKACAECFMVVSNCTSPEVRRTKLSPLFINLISDQSRWVRQAAFQSLGRFISTFANPSITGLHFCEDGTLCDISKISLGSHQQKINTSNSCNASSGSPAKHLIQPHSVQPQPTSETTAPPSQPSQVQQNPTSHSSTNPREDSANQHTNQQIDDCAMYNSFNFWRSPLPDITQDLQLLQGDERNDKEDEDVVMEEEPLRETEDEETEKPPSLDAQGPSASSQIQKVLDCLQPHIDDPDVQAQVKVLSAALKAAQLESQTEDGDDSSSDSNGSAGSPTSDELSAMSELSLTNAEISDSPLTSPVLVDDSEHSSEKQLKERNVSLCLAQLYSSHIVQQESDLIENVEEDKDSYMTKTSEEEKSKVQVMHHSHIQYE comes from the exons ATGGCAG GTATGGCTTTATATTTTGAAGATGGCcatgatgatttggatgact TTGGATTCGATGACTACGGTTCAGAGTGCGATGGGATTCGGATTACAGCGTTCCTGGACGCAGGCCAGGATAACCTTACCCCTTTGGGTCGACTGGAGAAATATGCTTTCAGTGAAAATGCCTTCAACAG gcaagcTGTGGCGCGAGGATTGCTAGATGTTCTCCGGGAATTCGGGGAGAATGAAAATGACTTCATCAGCATCATGGAGACGGTTGCCAGAATGTCTGAGGATGGAG AACCACCAGTGAGAGCTGAGTTGATGGAACAGGTACCAAACATTGCCATGTTCCTCCACGAAAACCGCCCCAATTTTCCTGAAGCCTTCTCACGGTATCTAGTACCCATCGTGGTCCGTTATCTGACAGATCCTAATAACCAG GTGCGAAAGACAAGCCAGGCTGCTCTGCTGGTCCTGCTTGAACAGGGTCTGATGAGTAAGGCCGATATGGAGGGACGGGTTTGCCCTGTGCTACTGGAGCTCACAGAACCCAGCAGTGATGACGACTACAAGATCGAGGCTGTAGCG ATCATGTGCAAGTTGGTGACTATGTTGACTAAAGAAACGGTGGAACAACTTCTGTTGCTGCGGTTCTGTGAGCTATGCAGTGACGCCAGACTGTTTCAAGTCCGCAAG GTCTGTGCGGCAAACTTTGGCGAGTTCTGTTCTACTGTTGGCCAGGAAGCCACAGAGAAACTACTG ATGCCTAAATTTTTCGACCTGTGCTCAGACAGTTTGTGGGGTATTCGGAAAGCCTGCGCTGAGTGCTTTATGGTTGTTTCGAATTGCACGTCTCCAGAGGTGCGACGCACTAAACTGTCCCCCTTGTTCATCAATCTCATCAGTGATCAATCACGCTGG GTAAGGCAGGCTGCATTTCAGTCCCTAGGTCGTTTCATCTCCACATTCGCCAATCCGTCAATCACAGGACTGCACTTTTGTGAGGATGGAACCCTTTGTGATATATCCAAGATCTCCTTGGGAAG CCACCAGCAGAAAATAAACACCAGCAACTCTTGCAACGCCTCAAGTGGGAGTCCCGCAAAACATCTCATTCAGCCCCATTCAGTTCAGCCACAACCCACCTCAGAAACAACAGCTCCACCATCACAACCTTCACAGGTCCAACAGAATCCCACAAGTCATTCATCCACCAATCCCAGAGAAGACAGCGCTAACCAGCACACCAACCAGCAGATAGATGACTGTGCGATGTACAACTCCTTTAACTTCTGGAGATCCCCACTGCCTGACATCACCCAAGACCTCCAGCTTCTGCAAGGTGATGAAAGAAACGATAAGGAGGATGAAGATGTGGTGATGGAGGAAGAGCCACTGAGGGAGACAGAAGATGAGGAGACGGAAAAGCCACCCAGTTTAGATGCTCAAGGCCCGTCCGCAAGCTCACAGATCCAGAAGGTTTTAGACTGCCTTCAACCTCACATAGATGATCCTGATGTACAAG CTCAAGTGAAGGTGTTGTCGGCTGCGCTGAAAGCGGCTCAGTTAGAGAGCCAGACAGAAGATGGCGACGATTCTTCATCGGACAGTAACGGTTCTGCAGGCTCTCCGACGTCTGATGAGCTCAGCGCCATGAGCGAACTCTCGTTGACAAACGCAGAGATTTCAGACTCGCCCTTGACTTCACCCGTACTTGTAGATGATTCTGAACATAGCAGTGAG AAACAGCTTAAAGAACGAAACGTGAGTTTATGCTTGGCACAACTATACAGCTCACATATCGTTCAACAGGAGTCAGACCTAATAGAAAATGTGGAGGAAGATAAAGACTCATACATGACAAAAACGTCTGAAGAAGAGAAGTCTAAAGTTCAGGTAATGCACCATTCTCATATACAATATGAGTAA